In Saprospiraceae bacterium, the sequence CCATACACCGTACCGCTGTGGTATCGAAACTGATCATGCAAAATTATTATTGTGCGGCACCGGCTAAATCCTACTTCGCCGGATGCTCCCGTGGTGGCGGACAAGCAATGGTTGAAGCTCAATATTATCCCGAAGATTTTGATGGGATTGTGGCCGGGGCACCAGCAAATGGATGGCCAGCTATTGCAGCAAAAGGTGTCCAGCACAGTAAAAATAATTATCCTAATCCAAATGACCTGAAGCCGCTGATTACAAATGACAACCTCAAACTTTTGCAAAACGAGGTGCTGAAGCAATGCGATAAGCTCGACGATGCTGCGGATAGTATTATTGAAGACCCTCGCAAATGCAAATTTGATTTTTCAAAATTGCCGCTCTGTCCCGATGGACAAGCAGGAAGGGAATGCTTTACGAAGCAACAACTCGCCGCAATCAAAGCGGTTTACAATCCTTTGGTGATTGACGGAAAACAAATTTACCCTGGCTTCCCGTTTGGCTTAGAAGCTGAACTGGGCTCATGGGATATGTGGATCACCGGAACAAGTCCGTATATGCCAAATGCTACCAGCTTACATTATATGTTTGCTACCAATATTTTCAAATATCTCGTCTTCAACGACTCCACGTGGGATTATTCTAAGTATGACTTCAAGAATTTTGCCGGGCAAACGGCATATGCTTCATCTTATTTGGATGCCACCAGTACGGACTACAGCGAGTTCAAAAAACGCAACGGAAAAATTATCTTCTATCATGGATGGAATGATCCAGCTCTCTCCGCATATGCAACCATCGAACATTATGAAGGAATATTAAGAGGCGATAAGGATGCACCGTCCTATGCAAGACTGTTTCTCCTACCGGGAGTTTTGCATTGCGGAGGCGGTCCAGGCTGTGACAATGTGGATTGGGTTAAGCTGATTGTTGACTGGGTTGAAAAGTCAAAGGAGCCCGATCAGGTAGTAGCTTCAAAAACAGTTCAGGGCAAGCTAATCACGAAGACTATTTTTCCTTATCCAAAGCAGTAGTGGTGCAACACCACAGGCAACACGGTATTTGTAAAATGGCTGCTTCAGAACTACATTTGAACTGACGAATAATAATCAGCATCAGTAAGGTTAATGTAGCGACAGAAACACAGATTTTAGCCACTTCACATATACCCTGCTCGCTACGCATAAATTGCTTGGCAAAGGGTTTTGGGCTAATGTGGCTTGACTAAATAAGAATAATAGCAGCAACTTTTATATTCTACGATTCTGAGCCTTAACCTCCACCCTCCCATAACAAATAAAACAGAAATAACAGCATACTCTTAAAAGCTTACTATATTTGAAAATTAAACTAAAATATCAGCTAATTATGATTTATAGATATAATCACCTGGCCAAAGCGAGCATGATGGCTTTCTTATTCCTTTATGCTGCGGCTGCCATGGCCCAGGACGGCACCATCTACCCACTCAGCGCCCCGGCCGAACCAAATGCTATTCCACTCGGCACCGGCGGTGTCAAAGAACAACCTGCTTCAGAATCCTGGTTTCGCCAGTGGGGCGACCCGATGGCCCGTAACATCACCACTGCAACGCTTACGCCATTCCTACCGGAACCAGGCAAAGCAAACGGTGCGGCAGTCATCGTGGCGCCAGGAGGAGGTTTCAGATGGCTTTCGATGGGCAATGAAGGATGGGAAGTGGCAGAGGCACTCGCAAAGCAGGGCATCGCCGCCTTTGTACTCAAATATCGGCTGATTCCAACCCCAGGATCCCTTGACGAATTTACTGCCTGGATGAATCGGCCCCGACCGATACCGGCACCATCTACTGATTCGACCCAAAACAAAGCGCCGGCGCGTCCTCCACAGATGGACTTGTCCAACCAGCTCGCGGATGCTGAGGCGGCCTATGCCCTAATAGTAAAACGAGCTAAGGAATGGGGAGTCGATACGCATAGAATAGGAATGATTGGCTTTTCAGCAGGCGCCGGCCTCACCATGCACTCCACACTGCACTCCAAGACCATGGACCTGGCTTTCATCGGTCCCATCTATGGCGGTATGGGGCCCGTAGAGGTGCCAAAGGACGCTCCGCCCATGTTCAATGTGATAGCCTCCGATGATTTTCTATTCAACGGGCAGTTTGGCGTGATCGATTCCTGGTTTAAAGCACACATACCGGTAGAGTTTCATCTTTATCAGAATGGTGGTCACGGTTTCGGCCTGGGAAATCCTAATCGAACCAGTAATATTTGGTTTGATTCGTTTATACACTGGTTAGATGTGAATAAATTTCTTGTGGCTATGGCAGGAAAGTGATTTGAAACTTTACATGGGGAGGATTGAATGAGGAAGGAATTACCAATTGGCAAGGACATTCTCCAGAACAAGTTAAAACAATGAATGACGCATTAGCTAAACTTAAAGAACAAGGAATTAATTCGTTAAATTACTAAATAAACATAATACACAGACTTTGCAAAATAATCAAAACATGGAATTCGACCCAAACAACAACGTAGTTAAACTCTGTGCACAAGGTATGGACATGGAAGGAAAAGGAAAACCAGAAGAAGCAAGCAGACTCTTTCTCCAAGCATGGCACGAAGCGACAAATGACTTTGAAAAATTTACTTCTTCTCATTATGTAGCACGACATCAAAAAAGTGTTGCCGACAAATTAAAATGGGACGAAACAGCTTTGCTGTTGGCACTAAAAATAAATAACGACACAGTTAAAGGGACTTTTCCTTCCTTGTATTTAAACATTGCTAAATGCTATGAAGATTTGAACGAGGTTGACAATGCTAAAAGGAATTATGAAATAGCTCTTTCATTTTCCGACTTGTTGCCAGACAATGGTTATGGAAATATGATAAAAGGGGGAATTAAGAACGGTATTGAAAGAGTGTCAAAATAACTTGCAAGACAACAATAAACTTAATAGACAGAAAGCAGATACAAAACAAGGAACCGTAAAAGTGAGACATTTGTGCTAGGCTGAACATTTGTACTTTCTATAAGCTTTTGTAATAAATTTGAACTTTGGCGCTTTCTACACCCCGTCAAGCCCAAAACGTTAAATTTCCACATAGTATATAATCACTCATATGAAAACAATTCTGACAACCATCGTTATACTATTATTATTGTCATGTCAGGAGAAAAAAAATGGAGAACTCTTAATAGAAGATTCTGTGACAATTTATAGGGATACATTTGGTGTTCCTCATGTATATGGCAAGGATGTAAATTCCGGTGAAGCTGCCCCCCTCAAGGAAGGTCCAAATAGTTTAAAGAACTTGCTTGATTGATTAGTTTTTCTATATTAATATTTAGCCAGGGTTCTGTTATTTTCCATTCTAAGTAAGTCTCCCTTCATGTCATGCTCCAATTTAAAATTTTATATCCTGTGTCCTTTAATTGAGAAATAGTTTTTATGGTCACCGAAGTAGTGAGTTTGAAAAGGCTTAAGCAAAAAACCATGTATATAAAAACCAATTATACTATTACTCCCTTGAAAAACAAGGCAATACATCCTCTCTAAAATAAGGTTCCTGATCTACCCAAAACATATAATTTACCCTTAAAAAGTTCCTTGCGAATGCATGCAATAATGGAACAATATTTTTTCTTTTTGATCCACCATCATCTACTTCTTCGCCGGTCATACCAGTATAATTGCCATCTTGTATAGCTATGCCAAGGAGGACGGTGTAATGCCCTTCGTGCATCAGCGCCAGTATATGATTGAGTTGTCCTTTTCGGGTGACCATCAGATCGGGTCCTCCCAGTCCGACGCCGATTTTTTCACCATATTGGTAGATACTTCGCAGGTATCCTTTGTCATCATGGGGCAACCATTCGCCACTCATAAAATTGGCATAGATCATCGTGGTGGATGTCGGAAATGCTGTTTTCAAAGCGAGCATATTTTCTTTTAACCCAATCACATACGCCTGGTCAGAAAAAGTGGAATCTGCCCGGGAGCTTACCCCAATAGATGTTTCCTGCAGATTGATACCTTCTATGATTCCATCAAATTCTTTTCCCAATGCCTGGAGCAGCAGGCTGAATCGTTCTCTAACTTGTTTATTCCAGCGTTTGGCGACCCAACCGGCAGGTTTGCCATCATCATCATATTGTAATACGGCTCCGCCATCGTATTCGGCGGTCAAGATATAATCAGGGACTGCATTGTACTTTGGATTAAAGGTGGCATCCTGTAACTGGATAAATAATTTTTTATGATATGATTTCAAATACGCATAATCCTGATTTAAAATCGAAAAATCATATTGTCCTTTTTGAGGCTCGAGGTCTTTCCAGGCATACATGATCTGAGCCCCTGTAAACATCGGATGATGCAACAAAGGATGGTCTATGATCAATTCTCTATCTCTTGCAAAATAGACAAAATGCTGAATCTCATCTTTAGGGATCGGGCAGGTAGCATTTAAATATTTTTTATAAGCGTCCATATATCGCTCACTCAACTTTTGTTGGGCACGAATAGAGGCACCTGCCAGGAGAAATGATAAGGCTACAATACTTATCCTAACGATTTTTGATTCTGTCATTGAAATTAGGTTTACCCCCGGGTGCTTTGATATTTTGTGCTGCCGTATAATAGGTTATATTTTCTTAATGATTTTGGCAGGAACACCGGCCACAATCGTATTCGGTGGAACATCCTTTGTGACGACCGCCCCGGCTGCTACGACCGAATTTTCACCAATAACCAGACCTGGCAATATGGTCGCATTTGCTCCAATCCAGGCATTTCTCTTGATAATGACTCCTCTAAGGTCAAGCATTTTTCGCTCGTTTGGATTTACAGGATGATTTTCTGTAATGATGCTTACTTTGGGGCCTATGAGTACATCGTCTTCTATAGTAATTCCACCAAGGTCTAAAAACGTACAGGCATGATTGATAAATACATTTTTACCAATCTGAATATGCCTTCCAAAGTTGGTATGAAATGGTGTAAAAATCGTTGTGCTCTCATCAATTTTCTGACCAATTATTTCACTCAACCGCACTCTGATTTCTTCCACATTAGTAGAAGAGTTTAGTGCGACAGATAAATTAATTGTGTTTGAAACTGCTTCAAATATTTTTGGATATTCCGGGTCAGTAAACGGGATGAGTCCTCCTGCCAGCATTCTATCAAAAATGTTACCCTCGTTTTGATTCATGTTCTTTGTCTTTTTCAAAAATTTACTTTGCTATCAAATATCAATCCATCCTTTTCGCCAACCTGTATAGGAAGCTAAACGAATAATAACCCGGATAAGCTTTTCTGCTCTCCGACTTCTATGTATCAGTGAGAAGCATCTACACATGTTTTCCTATATCCATGTATTCGAGGAAGTCTTTCATGCCGTAAAGGTTGATTTTTATCTAAGTTATTTCAATATTGAAATTTAAACATATTATGGATACTATTCATGTAATCGATTGAAGTACTAATACTTAAATCCCGGCCCTATCAAATCTATACGATACCTTAGAAAAAAGAAGTTCTCTCGACCTGATAGTGGATCCCTGGCAAAGAATTTGATCATCAAGGTTCCGTTCATCGCCCTGCAACAGCCTGATCGGATCAGCTGGATTAAAATCGAAAACATCCAGCGTAAATGACAAGCCAAAAGGTTTGCCGAGCACATCTGCGCTGTAGATGGTGTCCAGACCTTTATATAACTGATGATAAGACCAACCAAGACCGCCTATCAATAATCCGCCTCCTTCCCGCACGAAATTCATAATCAAAGGAACGTATTTGGTGCCAAAATCCTGCGGGGGGTTCCAATCGCTTAGGTACCAAAGCACTGACCCGCAACTGAGGTCATGCTCAAGTGTCTCAGGCGTAGTAATCTTAAGACTCCAGCCTCGTCGATGGATGAAGTTTTGCACCTTTTTCATATCATAGATTTTGGCATATGTACCCTCCCATACAAGAATCTGAGTTTCTAAAGAGCAATTTTCTTTATTGTTTCGTGAAGTGAGCCAGGCTAGCAATTTAGCGTGAATAGCAAATTGTCGCCGCCTTCGGTCATTTCCCAATCCCGGGTCAGGCCATCATGTGCATAAGCTAATACATGTCCATCACCGAATGGCCTTGCTGCTACAAAAATTCTTGATGTTACATCTTCATAGTAAGTCGGTGCATCTGACGGCAGCCTTCCCAAAGATTGCCATATAGTATTTCCATCACCCACAGGTGCAACATCGCACATGCCATATAAACAAAGACTTCCGGGCTTTCCATTATCAGTGCTAAGACGCAGTCCTTCAAATAAGCTGAGCATAGTCCGATCTCTTTCCATCTGCGCTTTTGCTCTTTCATTCGCGTTTTCCGCAATGGGACACCCTGGCGTCTGTGGACAAGTTTTATGCATAATTTGATTCAACAATGCTCGACAATTCCTTTTGAAGGGATCCATTTTTAAGGTAATCAATTTGTTTTTTAGATTCTGGAAGGCTTATTTCCAATTGATACATAGTATGAGTTAGCTCCGCCGCTTGTACTATAGATATTGACGAATGATTCTTATTTAAGATTCTTTCAAGTTCTTTATAAATAGAGTATGCGGCAAATGAGAGGCAAATATGGGCTTCTATCCTTCTTTTTAATCGGTGATATATGGGTCTTATTCTTAAGTCTGTTTTAGACATCCTAAATGCTTTTTCTATATGCCAAAGATTCTTGTATTGCTCAAGTATTATCGAAGGACTAATGGTCGTATTTGTGATATAACCTTTTAGCCCGTCCCATTGTTTATCAGCATTATACTTATCATAATCTATCTCAATATCTACTTTGCCTTTCATTCGTAAGTATTTGTTGTAGCCTTTATTGTTAATGTTCTGCTTGGTAAGTTTTCCAGATTTTACTTGTTTTTCTAAACGAGACAGGCCTCGTTTCCGGTTGTGTTCGTCCTTTTTGGCCCTTTTTTCAGAATACGATATTATAAGCCTATTGCCGTCCATTTTGTGAATTATCCTGGTTTCACCATCATTCAACTTTAAGGAAAGAATTTCGTTTTTGATAATGTTTTTTCAGACTTAGCTCTTGCTCCTATAATATAACTATACCCAAGACCTCCTAACGTATCAATATTTGCTTTAGTTAATAGGCCAGCGTCGGCTACAATGATTGGTTTCGCCAAATTGAATTTTTTGTCAACTTGTCAATAACTGGGATCAATGTATCTCCTTCGAATATTTTTCCTTCGAAAAGATCATAGCCGATAGGATAGCCACCTAGGCCTACTAATAAACCAAGATATATCTGAGGTAAGTGATGTTTGCCATCCTTAGAGAATCCGCTCATTCGAAAATCATCTTCTTCATTAGACTCAAAATACAGAGTCGTCATGTCACAAAATACTATACCTATCTCTCCTTCGAGAGTCTTTAAAGTGTGTTGATATGAAATCTGCTCAACTTGTTCTTTTAATGTATCATTTAACTTGTCTAGAAATCGATATACCTGATCAAGACCAATGGTTACTCCTTGATATCGGTAGATGTATTCTATTGTTTTTAGCTTGCTCAGTGGAAAAGCTAAACGGGCTATAACCAATTGCCGGAATAAGTCTTCTTTGATAGCATTGTAGCCGATGGCGTCGTATATTTTTCCAAAAATTAACTCAGGCCCTATAGTCCTAATTTGCATGTTTTCTATAGTGTCCAGGTAATTTTCAAGCTGTACATCCTGTTCAGAATTGAATAAACTTGATTGTCCAACCATACTGATTACATCAAGCTTGGCTTTCTGGACTAAATTCTTTATTTGATCTTCTCGGTCAGAACTGCCAACAGTCTTTTCAACTTTATATCGGCCCCCAACCTTAGATATAATCTGAACACTGATACTACCAGATTTATTCTTCTTTTGTCTAATGAACACCCTAAAAATAAGCCCGGACACCCGTTTCTCAAAACAATAACTGATTATCAATTACTTATCTCAAAAAAATGCTCTAGTGCGGAAAACAGGAGGCATGATTGATAAATACATTTTTACCAATCTGAATATGCCTTCCAAAGTTGGTATGAAATGGTGTAAAAATCGTTGTGCTCTCATCAATTTTCTGACCAATTATTTTCACTCAACCGCACTCTGATTTCTTCCACATTAGTAGAAGAGTTTAGTGCGACAGATAAATTAATTGTGTTTGAAACGCTTCAAATATTTTTGGATATTCCGGGTCAGTAAACGGGATGAGTCCTCCTGCCAGCATTCTATCAAAAATGTTACCCTCGTTTTGATTCATGTTCTTTGTCTTTTTTCAAAAATTTACTTTGCTATCAAATATCAATCCATCCTTTTCGCCAACCTGTATAGGAAGCTAAACGAATAATAACCCGGATAAGCTTTTCTGCTCTCCGACTTCTATGTATCAGTGAGAAGCATCTACACATGTTTTCCTATATCCATGTATTCGAGGAAGTCTTTCATGCCGTAAAGGTTGATTTTTATCTAAGTTATTTCAATATTGAAATTTAAACATATTATGGATACTATTCATGTAATCGATTGAAGTACTAATACTTAAATCCGGCCCTATCAAATCTATACGATACCTTAGAAAAAAGAAGTTCTCTCGACCTGATAGTGGATCCCTGGCAAAGAATTTGATCATCAAGGTTACCGTTCATCGCCCTGCAACAGCCTGATCGGATCAGCTGGATTGAATTCGAAAACATCCTGCGTAAATGACAAGCCAAAAGGTTTGCCGAGCACATCTGCGCTGTAGATGGTGTCCAGACCTTTATATAACTGATGATAAGACCAACCCAGGCCGCCTATCAATAATCCGCCTCCTTCCCGCACGAAATTCACGATCAAAGGAACGTGTTTGGTCGCAAAATCCTGCGGAGGGTACCAGTCGCTCAGGTACCAAAGCACTGACCCGCAACTGAGGTCATGCTCAAGTGTCTCGGGCGTAGTAATCTTAAGACTCCAGCCTCGTCGATGGATGAAGTTTTGCACCTTTGTCATATCATAGATTTTGGCATATGTACCCTCCCATACAAGAATCTGAGTTTCTAAAGAGCAATTTTCTTTATTGTTTCGTGAAGTGAGCCAGGCTAGCGAATTTAGCGTGAATAGCAAATTGTCGCCGCCTTCGGTCATTTCCCAATCCCGGGTCAGGCCATCATGTGCATAAGCTAATACATGTCCATCACCGAATGGCCTTGCTGCTACAAAAAATTCTTGATGTTACATCTTCATAGTAAGTCGGTGCATCTGACGGCAGCCTTCCCAAAGATTGCCATATAGTATTTCCATCACCCACAGGTGCACCATCGCACATGCCATATAAACAAAGACTTCCGGGCTTTCCATTATCAGTGCTAAGACGCAGTCCTTCAAATAAGCTGAGCATAGTCCGATCTCTTTCCATCTGCGCTTTTGCTCTTTCATTCTGTGCCGTTTCTTTTTCCGCCCGAGCTTTTTTTCGCTCATTTATTGCCCAACTCGAAAGCAGGGACAATGCCACGATGACAACAGTGACCAGCGTCCAGACGATTCGTTTTCTACGCAAGTTTCGAGCAATGCTTTTGCGCACGAAACTTTGCTCCTGCGCGTTGAATCCATGCTGCGACTGCTGCAACAGGCGGGCTGCATTGGCGAGATTCGGGTTTTTATTCCACAGCAGTTGCACATTGCCAGACTTGGAGTACTGGTCCGCTTGCTGCCCGAGTCGTTCGCCCAACAGCAGGGTGTCCCGGCCGACTGCTTGAATCCATTCGAGTAAAGTCTTCCAGGTTCGTACCAGGGCAGGATGGGCCGGCTCAATAGAGTTAGTGTCATGTACGATGAGCCGGGCTTCGACCAATTGGTCGATGACCTCTGCCATCACGAGATTCTCCTGTGGAGAGTAATCGAGGTCGGCGATTGGCGCTCGTTTTCCCACCAAATCACCTTCCACAGTGACCATTCGGAGGAAAATCTTGCGCATCATAACCTGCCTGTCCGGGTCAAGTGACTGATAAAGAGCGTCTGCTTTTCGACGCATGATTCCCATCACCCCGCCCAGCTTATCGTAGTCGCTCTGATTCATTGCCCTGTCCTGGCGACCGCTGGCGTTATAAGCCTGGTAGAGTTCATCCAAAGTACAGGACAAGAGTGGCAAAGCCCCTGGTGTTTGCACCACATCGCCGATGATGTTATCAACCATTTCGGGTGGGTCAAAGATCATAACTTCTTGTATGGTAGGCATGACGGCGGCTGCCATCAACTCCTCCAGGTTTAAAGGGGGGATCATGTACAATCCGTCTTGCCACAAGCCCATCAAAGAGCCACTGCTAAAACGCGATTCAAAATCAGCGCGGACAGTGATGATCACGCAATGTATGTGCCCCGAGTCGTCGACTACCTGGCGTAACCTGGCCAGGAAAGCTTCCCGCTCAGCCTGGTCAGTACAATCGGTCATCACTTCCTCCAGCTGGTCTACCACCAGCACCGCTCCTTGTGGATTGGATTCGGCCAAACCTGTCAGTGCCTGTTCGATAGTGGCCAGGGGATGATCCCCCGGTCGAATGACGGGCAATATAAGATGACCTGCCTCGCGAAGCCATGGCAACAACCCCGCTTTTACCACCGAAGACTTACCGGTACCGGATGCACCGCTGACCACCAGCAGGCGAGTGGACGCCAAGCGTGATTTTAATTCGGCAATAACCTGGTCACGACCATAAAACAAGGCAGCATCTGACTCTTCAAAGGGCAGCAAACCCTTGTATGGACTATGTGATGGCCTTGATGGCAAGTTGAGACGATGCCTGGGGTGCAGGAAGATGAATTCGCCTTTATCATGTTTGCTCAACGGAAAAAATCCCGGAGTCTGTCGTTTTTGCTGGCCAAGGTCGATCGTGGCCGGTTCTACCTGGTCACGAACATAAGAATAGAGTTCCGTAGCCGTGATCAATCCATCGCTTTCCCGACCGGTTCGGGCATCTGCATCACCTGCCAGCGCTTCAAAAAGTGCCAGTGCAAATGGTGAGTGCGCTTCTCCTGACTCCGAAGCCACCAGGCCCCGGTCGCCGGTAGGACGGTCCTGCACGATGTCCAATGCTTTCTGATCGTATGCAGCGGAAGTAATCACCTGCCAGGCAGGGTCGTGTATGAAGCGGTCGAATCGCTCCTTATATATCTGCTTGGGCATCAGTGAACCTATGCTGCGGGTGCCGCTCGTCCATTTAAAAGCACCTGAGAAGCAGCAGTCCAGGATGATTAAAAGATGGCGGCAAGGCAGTGAGTTCAGTGCTTCCCGTAGTTCCGTCATGGCGATAAATGTCTTTAGTTCGGCCGGATCGGCATCAGCAGGAGCAAGGTAACCTGCTGGGCCATCATCACCGTCTGAGGCGATCCCATGACCTGCGAAATAGAACACTACCCGATCATCACTGCCAACTAACCCTGGCATCGTCTCATGCAGCAGGGTGTGCAGCGTGCTGCGTGTCGGATCGAGTACCGGCGGATAGACCTTAAACTGATGTTTTTCGCCGAGCACTTGCGCTATCTTCCTGGCATCATTGACGGCAGTGGCCAGAGGCGACACTTTCTCGTAAGCATTGATGCCGATGACAAAGGCATGGTGGTGCGCGAAATGCAGTGTCTGTTGGTGATCATTGGTCGCAACACTATCCTGATTGCCTGTCACCGGCTTTTGCTCACGATTGACTCCAGAATCTTCGTTCATAAGTCAATTGAATAAAACTTACGGATACTATTATGTTTCATTTCGCTTCAACCCTGGGTTAAAAAGATTGTCCTGGTTTAAATATAAGGAGTCTCAATAGGTATTGAAATATACGAAAAATATTAGAATATCCTGAAAAAGGATAGTGTTAGGTGGGCTAAACTTACGAACATGCGCCCTGCTCTCAAATCTGATGAGCTACCCTGGTGAGTTCCTGAAAAAGAAGTAGCGTGAGGGAGACTTGAACTCCCGACCTTGCGATTATGAATCGCACGCTCTAACCAGCTGAGCTACCACGCCATGATGTCAATCCTCAAAGGCAATAAAACGCCTTAAGAGGGCGCAAATATAAAAACTTCTCCGGTCTGTAAAAGGGTAATTTTTACATAAGATTAAAGTCCAACCCCTGGAATATAGTAGCTACCTCCAGCTCAAATCCTTCCAAAACAGTGGATTTGATCGTGCCACCCGGTGCGTAAGGCTTCGAGGTGACATATTGACCTGCCTCATTTAAGGTGTACACCTGGATGATGGTCTCATATGGATAGACGATCCAGTATTCTTTTACACGGATGGTTTCGTAAAGCGCATATTTTTTGGTGACTTCTATCTGATCATTGGAAGGCGATAAGATCTCAATAATGAGGTCTGGAGCGCCTACGCATCCTCTCCGATCGATCTTTGTTTTATCACATATCACACAGAGGTCAGGTTGTACTACAGTAGTAATTTCTTCACTAAGTGCGTCGTTAGCAGAAAGTCTGACATCAAACGGGGCTGAAAATACCAAACAGGACTTACCTCTCAGGAAACTAAATAAATTTCCATGAATTTGACTTGAAATATGTTGGTGAATTGATGGTGGGGCAGGACTCATTTTAAAAATCTTTCCCTTGATGAGCTCTACACGTTCTTTAAAATTCCAGGTCAGATAA encodes:
- a CDS encoding tannase/feruloyl esterase family alpha/beta hydrolase, which translates into the protein MRKFSICFALMFFIGAASAQNVKFCKPCEELKNLQLPDVTILVAEDKASDTIKNPNEPWMPTTIINKPFCRVFGRISMEINFELLLPAENNGRFLMSGGGGFVGSIQNGFRDKVNDGFATAGTDAGHQGGEDAKWAYNNMERQLNFGRLAIHRTAVVSKLIMQNYYCAAPAKSYFAGCSRGGGQAMVEAQYYPEDFDGIVAGAPANGWPAIAAKGVQHSKNNYPNPNDLKPLITNDNLKLLQNEVLKQCDKLDDAADSIIEDPRKCKFDFSKLPLCPDGQAGRECFTKQQLAAIKAVYNPLVIDGKQIYPGFPFGLEAELGSWDMWITGTSPYMPNATSLHYMFATNIFKYLVFNDSTWDYSKYDFKNFAGQTAYASSYLDATSTDYSEFKKRNGKIIFYHGWNDPALSAYATIEHYEGILRGDKDAPSYARLFLLPGVLHCGGGPGCDNVDWVKLIVDWVEKSKEPDQVVASKTVQGKLITKTIFPYPKQ
- a CDS encoding tryptophan-rich sensory protein; amino-acid sequence: MRSEQGICEVAKICVSVATLTLLMLIIIRQFKCSSEAAILQIPCCLWCCTTTALDKEK
- a CDS encoding alpha/beta hydrolase fold domain-containing protein translates to MIYRYNHLAKASMMAFLFLYAAAAMAQDGTIYPLSAPAEPNAIPLGTGGVKEQPASESWFRQWGDPMARNITTATLTPFLPEPGKANGAAVIVAPGGGFRWLSMGNEGWEVAEALAKQGIAAFVLKYRLIPTPGSLDEFTAWMNRPRPIPAPSTDSTQNKAPARPPQMDLSNQLADAEAAYALIVKRAKEWGVDTHRIGMIGFSAGAGLTMHSTLHSKTMDLAFIGPIYGGMGPVEVPKDAPPMFNVIASDDFLFNGQFGVIDSWFKAHIPVEFHLYQNGGHGFGLGNPNRTSNIWFDSFIHWLDVNKFLVAMAGK
- a CDS encoding rRNA adenine methyltransferase, which encodes MEFDPNNNVVKLCAQGMDMEGKGKPEEASRLFLQAWHEATNDFEKFTSSHYVARHQKSVADKLKWDETALLLALKINNDTVKGTFPSLYLNIAKCYEDLNEVDNAKRNYEIALSFSDLLPDNGYGNMIKGGIKNGIERVSK
- a CDS encoding sugar O-acetyltransferase, whose translation is MNQNEGNIFDRMLAGGLIPFTDPEYPKIFEAVSNTINLSVALNSSTNVEEIRVRLSEIIGQKIDESTTIFTPFHTNFGRHIQIGKNVFINHACTFLDLGGITIEDDVLIGPKVSIITENHPVNPNERKMLDLRGVIIKRNAWIGANATILPGLVIGENSVVAAGAVVTKDVPPNTIVAGVPAKIIKKI
- a CDS encoding transposase, which produces MDGNRLIISYSEKRAKKDEHNRKRGLSRLEKQVKSGKLTKQNINNKGYNKYLRMKGKVDIEIDYDKYNADKQWDGLKGYITNTTISPSIILEQYKNLWHIEKAFRMSKTDLRIRPIYHRLKRRIEAHICLSFAAYSIYKELERILNKNHSSISIVQAAELTHTMYQLEISLPESKKQIDYLKNGSLQKELSSIVESNYA
- a CDS encoding transposase; this encodes MVGQSSLFNSEQDVQLENYLDTIENMQIRTIGPELIFGKIYDAIGYNAIKEDLFRQLVIARLAFPLSKLKTIEYIYRYQGVTIGLDQVYRFLDKLNDTLKEQVEQISYQHTLKTLEGEIGIVFCDMTTLYFESNEEDDFRMSGFSKDGKHHLPQIYLGLLVGLGGYPIGYDLFEGKIFEGDTLIPVIDKLTKNSIWRNQSL
- a CDS encoding caspase family protein, whose product is MNEDSGVNREQKPVTGNQDSVATNDHQQTLHFAHHHAFVIGINAYEKVSPLATAVNDARKIAQVLGEKHQFKVYPPVLDPTRSTLHTLLHETMPGLVGSDDRVVFYFAGHGIASDGDDGPAGYLAPADADPAELKTFIAMTELREALNSLPCRHLLIILDCCFSGAFKWTSGTRSIGSLMPKQIYKERFDRFIHDPAWQVITSAAYDQKALDIVQDRPTGDRGLVASESGEAHSPFALALFEALAGDADARTGRESDGLITATELYSYVRDQVEPATIDLGQQKRQTPGFFPLSKHDKGEFIFLHPRHRLNLPSRPSHSPYKGLLPFEESDAALFYGRDQVIAELKSRLASTRLLVVSGASGTGKSSVVKAGLLPWLREAGHLILPVIRPGDHPLATIEQALTGLAESNPQGAVLVVDQLEEVMTDCTDQAEREAFLARLRQVVDDSGHIHCVIITVRADFESRFSSGSLMGLWQDGLYMIPPLNLEELMAAAVMPTIQEVMIFDPPEMVDNIIGDVVQTPGALPLLSCTLDELYQAYNASGRQDRAMNQSDYDKLGGVMGIMRRKADALYQSLDPDRQVMMRKIFLRMVTVEGDLVGKRAPIADLDYSPQENLVMAEVIDQLVEARLIVHDTNSIEPAHPALVRTWKTLLEWIQAVGRDTLLLGERLGQQADQYSKSGNVQLLWNKNPNLANAARLLQQSQHGFNAQEQSFVRKSIARNLRRKRIVWTLVTVVIVALSLLSSWAINERKKARAEKETAQNERAKAQMERDRTMLSLFEGLRLSTDNGKPGSLCLYGMCDGAPVGDGNTIWQSLGRLPSDAPTYYEDVTSRIFCSSKAIR
- a CDS encoding Uma2 family endonuclease; its protein translation is MEPVVSVTRFEDLDLSKLYTYADYLTWNFKERVELIKGKIFKMSPAPPSIHQHISSQIHGNLFSFLRGKSCLVFSAPFDVRLSANDALSEEITTVVQPDLCVICDKTKIDRRGCVGAPDLIIEILSPSNDQIEVTKKYALYETIRVKEYWIVYPYETIIQVYTLNEAGQYVTSKPYAPGGTIKSTVLEGFELEVATIFQGLDFNLM